The following proteins are encoded in a genomic region of Oceanisphaera profunda:
- the dbpA gene encoding ATP-dependent RNA helicase DbpA, translating to MTQTEFSTLSLDPALVDNLTSLEYTRMTPIQAQSLPLMLNGKDVIAQASTGSGKTVAFGLALLARLNVNHLAVQTMVICPTRELADQVAQELRRLARAMANVKLVVLCGGSPTSAQTASLEFGAHIVVGTPGRMLKHLEQGSLHLDHLNTLVLDEADRMLDMGFAYDIEQVVAYAPKARQTLLFSATYPNGIADLSRGLQQNPERVSVADENRADTIVQLLFEVSPHLRKQALATLLAHYAPRSAVVFCNTKRACQEVADHLTELGFAALALNGDLEQRERDQVLIRFTNGSANILVATDVAARGLDIKELAAVINYDITQDPEVHVHRVGRTGRAGQQGLALSLYSPQEAYRVHLIEEYQNATIVQGTLAELNSNTPPLQPDMVTLNIAGGRKSKIRAGDILGALTGEAGIKGDQVGKINISEMQSYVAVHKDVAKQALKHLQQGKIKGRIVKVRQI from the coding sequence GTGACCCAAACCGAATTTTCTACCCTGTCGCTGGACCCAGCCCTCGTCGACAACCTTACTAGCCTTGAATACACGCGCATGACGCCCATTCAGGCGCAAAGTTTGCCATTGATGTTAAACGGCAAAGACGTGATTGCTCAGGCCAGTACGGGTAGCGGTAAAACCGTGGCCTTTGGCTTGGCGTTGCTGGCACGCTTAAACGTCAACCACTTGGCCGTGCAAACCATGGTCATTTGCCCCACTCGTGAGCTGGCGGATCAGGTAGCTCAAGAGCTGCGTCGTTTAGCGCGCGCCATGGCTAACGTAAAGCTAGTGGTGCTTTGTGGTGGCTCGCCCACCTCGGCGCAAACTGCCTCGTTAGAGTTTGGCGCACACATTGTAGTGGGCACGCCAGGGCGCATGCTTAAGCACTTAGAGCAAGGCAGCTTGCACTTAGATCATCTCAATACCTTGGTGTTGGATGAAGCTGACCGCATGCTGGACATGGGTTTTGCCTATGACATTGAGCAAGTAGTGGCGTATGCCCCCAAAGCTCGCCAAACCTTATTGTTCTCAGCCACCTATCCAAATGGTATCGCCGATTTAAGCCGCGGTTTACAGCAAAACCCTGAGCGCGTTTCGGTGGCCGATGAAAATCGCGCCGACACCATAGTGCAATTGCTATTTGAAGTGTCGCCGCATTTGCGAAAGCAAGCATTGGCCACCTTATTGGCCCATTATGCGCCGCGCTCGGCGGTAGTGTTTTGTAATACCAAGCGCGCCTGCCAAGAAGTGGCAGACCACTTAACGGAATTAGGCTTTGCTGCATTAGCGCTTAACGGTGACCTTGAGCAAAGAGAGCGCGATCAGGTACTGATCCGCTTTACCAATGGTAGCGCTAATATTCTGGTGGCCACTGACGTAGCCGCCCGTGGCTTGGACATTAAAGAGCTGGCGGCGGTCATTAACTACGACATTACCCAAGATCCCGAAGTGCACGTGCACCGCGTGGGTCGTACTGGCCGCGCCGGTCAGCAAGGTTTGGCGTTGAGCTTGTACAGCCCGCAAGAAGCGTACCGCGTGCACTTGATAGAAGAATATCAAAACGCGACTATCGTGCAGGGAACGCTGGCTGAACTGAACAGCAATACCCCACCGCTGCAGCCGGACATGGTGACCTTAAACATTGCCGGTGGTCGTAAGAGTAAAATTCGTGCCGGCGATATTCTCGGTGCCTTAACTGGCGAAGCCGGCATTAAAGGCGACCAAGTAGGCAAGATTAATATCTCAGAAATGCAGTCTTATGTGGCCGTGCACAAAGACGTCGCCAAGCAGGCGCTGAAGCACCTGCAGCAAGGCAAAATCAAAGGTCGTATCGTTAAAGTACGTCAGATCTAA
- the glnD gene encoding bifunctional uridylyltransferase/uridylyl-removing protein GlnD produces MSHSLLAPALFDPAELTLPICKAMLAELQLWLENRFKAGDDIFELVVTRSQHMDQLLTGLWQHMGLDKDLGIALVAVGGYGRGELHPYSDIDLLILCEDSANQGINERIGRFITMLWDLRLEVGHSVRSVAQCISQGEQDLTIATNLIEARLVTGCYHTFAELTSATEPDKFWSSQAFFEAKRQEQIARHQQYQDTSYKLEPDIKCSPGGLRDIQTISWVTRRHFGATTLHEMVSHDFLTQDEYLELLDSQNFLWKLRFALHMATHRTDNRLLFDRQRAVATSLGYAGEGNEPIEQMMKRFYQTVRRVQELNEMLLQLFDEAILGHIAMDVRNLTPEFRLRGTLIDVINPELFMAQPAAIMRLFYHIALHPQITGIYSSTLRLLRDARRDLPGFLWDHAECRRFFMMLMRHHQGCGLALTLMHRYGILAAYLPQWQKIVGQMQFDMFHAYPVDEHTHRLLKNIYRFHHGDAKRSHPLCFDICNRLRKPELLNIAALFHDIAKGRGGDHSELGAIDAQEFCELHQLSKPDTRLVVWLVRQHLLMSVTAQRRDIYDPEVISEFASQVKDEIRLDYLYALTVADICATNDNLWNDWKGSLLRELYFSTQKALRQGLENPPDLRLTIRENQRQARQILLQLDTTEAQIKPLWARFTADYFLRHTPEQIAWHSRHILAHADNPGPLVQISQQPGRGGSELFIYCQDSPNLFGRVAAALDQKNLNIHDAQIMTSKDGYALDTFIVLEPDGQPVSGDRLAELCQRLTDTLESSQAPLIRIRPPSRRHREFTVATEVNFLHPKRTHKRSLMELIALDTPGLLARIGNVFSQLQLNLHAAKITTIGERVEDFFSLTNADNQPLTELQQAELRVKIVAELKQVEAE; encoded by the coding sequence ATGAGTCATTCGCTGTTAGCGCCCGCCCTGTTCGACCCCGCTGAGCTCACGCTGCCTATCTGTAAAGCCATGTTAGCTGAACTGCAGCTCTGGCTAGAGAATCGCTTTAAAGCCGGTGACGACATCTTTGAGCTGGTGGTGACGCGCTCCCAGCACATGGACCAACTGCTTACCGGCCTTTGGCAACACATGGGCCTGGATAAAGACCTGGGGATTGCGCTCGTGGCCGTGGGCGGCTATGGCCGTGGTGAGCTGCACCCTTACTCAGATATCGACCTATTAATTCTCTGTGAAGACAGTGCCAATCAAGGGATCAATGAGCGGATCGGTCGCTTTATTACCATGCTGTGGGACTTGCGCCTCGAGGTGGGCCACAGTGTGCGCTCAGTGGCGCAATGTATTAGCCAAGGCGAGCAAGATCTCACCATCGCCACCAATCTGATTGAAGCGAGACTGGTAACCGGCTGTTACCATACTTTTGCCGAGTTAACCTCTGCCACAGAGCCGGATAAATTTTGGTCCAGCCAAGCCTTTTTTGAAGCCAAACGGCAAGAGCAAATTGCTCGCCATCAACAATATCAAGACACCAGCTATAAATTAGAGCCGGATATTAAATGCAGCCCCGGCGGTTTGCGCGATATTCAGACCATTAGCTGGGTTACCCGTCGCCATTTTGGTGCCACCACCTTGCATGAAATGGTCAGCCACGATTTTTTAACTCAAGACGAATATCTGGAGCTGCTCGATAGTCAGAACTTCTTATGGAAGCTGCGCTTTGCCCTGCACATGGCCACCCACAGAACCGATAATCGGCTGTTGTTTGACAGGCAGCGGGCCGTGGCTACCTCACTCGGATATGCGGGCGAAGGCAACGAGCCCATAGAGCAAATGATGAAGCGCTTTTATCAAACCGTGCGCCGTGTCCAAGAGCTCAACGAAATGCTATTGCAGCTGTTTGATGAAGCGATTCTCGGCCATATCGCCATGGATGTCAGAAACCTCACGCCTGAGTTTCGCCTGCGCGGTACCTTAATTGATGTGATCAACCCTGAATTATTTATGGCACAACCGGCGGCCATTATGCGGTTGTTTTATCACATCGCACTGCATCCCCAGATCACCGGTATTTATTCCAGCACGCTGCGTTTGCTGAGAGACGCACGGCGCGATTTACCCGGCTTCTTATGGGATCATGCCGAATGCCGACGCTTTTTTATGATGCTCATGCGCCATCATCAAGGCTGCGGCTTAGCCTTAACCTTGATGCATCGCTACGGTATTTTGGCCGCCTACCTGCCCCAGTGGCAAAAAATTGTCGGCCAAATGCAATTTGATATGTTTCATGCCTATCCGGTGGATGAACATACCCACCGTTTATTAAAAAATATTTATCGCTTTCATCATGGCGATGCCAAGCGTAGCCATCCCTTATGTTTCGATATTTGTAATCGCTTGCGCAAGCCTGAGCTACTCAACATAGCCGCCTTGTTTCACGATATTGCCAAGGGCCGTGGTGGTGACCACTCCGAGCTGGGCGCCATTGATGCTCAGGAATTTTGTGAATTACACCAACTAAGCAAGCCCGACACCCGTTTGGTGGTGTGGTTAGTGCGCCAGCATCTGTTGATGTCGGTCACCGCTCAACGCCGGGATATTTATGACCCAGAGGTGATCAGCGAGTTTGCCAGCCAAGTAAAAGATGAAATTCGACTCGACTATTTATATGCGCTAACGGTGGCGGATATTTGTGCCACTAACGATAATTTGTGGAATGACTGGAAAGGCAGCCTGCTGCGCGAGCTGTACTTCTCAACCCAAAAAGCCTTGCGCCAAGGGCTAGAGAACCCACCGGATCTGCGCTTAACGATTCGCGAAAACCAGCGCCAAGCACGCCAAATATTATTGCAACTGGACACCACAGAAGCGCAAATTAAACCCTTATGGGCGCGTTTTACCGCCGATTATTTTTTGCGTCATACCCCAGAACAAATTGCCTGGCACAGTCGCCATATTTTGGCTCACGCCGATAATCCTGGGCCCTTGGTGCAAATTAGCCAACAACCGGGACGTGGCGGCAGCGAGCTGTTTATTTATTGCCAAGACTCCCCAAACTTATTTGGCCGAGTGGCGGCGGCCTTGGATCAAAAAAATCTTAACATCCATGATGCGCAGATCATGACCTCAAAAGACGGTTATGCGCTGGATACCTTTATCGTGCTCGAGCCCGATGGCCAACCGGTCAGCGGCGACCGCCTTGCCGAGCTGTGTCAGCGCTTAACGGACACTCTAGAAAGCAGCCAGGCGCCGTTAATTCGTATTCGCCCGCCCTCGCGGCGCCATCGGGAGTTTACCGTGGCCACTGAGGTAAATTTTTTGCACCCAAAACGCACCCATAAACGCAGCCTAATGGAGCTGATAGCCCTCGATACCCCTGGCTTATTGGCGCGCATTGGTAATGTGTTTAGCCAACTGCAGTTAAATTTACACGCGGCAAAAATCACTACTATCGGCGAGCGCGTAGAAGACTTTTTTAGTCTAACCAATGCCGACAATCAGCCTTTAACAGAGCTACAACAGGCTGAGCTGCGCGTAAAAATAGTGGCGGAGCTCAAGCAAGTAGAGGCGGAATAA
- the cspD gene encoding cold shock domain-containing protein CspD yields the protein MTTGTVKWFNNAKGFGFICPQDGGDDVFAHFSTIEMDGYRTLKAGQLVQYKIEQGPKGNHAVSIRSAGE from the coding sequence ATGACAACCGGTACGGTGAAGTGGTTTAATAATGCTAAGGGATTTGGCTTTATCTGCCCACAGGACGGCGGTGATGATGTGTTCGCACATTTCTCCACCATTGAGATGGATGGATATAGAACCCTCAAAGCGGGCCAGTTGGTACAATATAAAATTGAACAAGGCCCAAAAGGAAATCATGCAGTTAGCATTAGATCTGCGGGCGAATAA
- the clpS gene encoding ATP-dependent Clp protease adapter ClpS, producing the protein MSRSTHQTDGDLLKDKEVEEIALQPPPMYKVILNNDDYTPMEFVVEVLQRFFAMDEDKATQVMMAVHYQGKGVCGRFTAEIAETKVAQVNQYARLHEHPLLCSMEQE; encoded by the coding sequence ATGAGCAGGAGTACGCATCAGACTGATGGTGACCTATTAAAAGACAAAGAGGTGGAAGAAATTGCGCTGCAACCCCCTCCTATGTACAAGGTCATCTTGAACAATGACGACTACACGCCCATGGAATTTGTGGTGGAGGTGCTACAGCGATTTTTCGCCATGGATGAGGATAAAGCCACCCAAGTTATGATGGCCGTCCATTATCAAGGTAAAGGGGTCTGCGGTCGGTTTACGGCAGAAATAGCAGAAACCAAAGTAGCACAAGTCAACCAATACGCCCGGCTACATGAACATCCGTTGTTGTGTAGCATGGAGCAAGAATAA
- the clpA gene encoding ATP-dependent Clp protease ATP-binding subunit ClpA: MLNKDLESTLNDAFNDARRARHEFMTVEHLLLALLNNPAAKEALIACGAELEQLRRETQLFIEQTTPLLPVGDVEIETQPTLGFQRVLQRAVFHVQSSGNAEVTGANVLVAIFSEQESQAAYLLKKIQISRLDVVNFLSHGVRKDEQPEDKAASSQDDGSEEAASNQTEGFVINLNQSVKDGRIDPLIGREQEVSRAIQVLCRRRKNNPLLVGEAGVGKTAIAEGLAYRIVHGDVPEIMADNIIYSLDMGALLAGTKYRGDFEKRFKALLKQFEKQKGAILFIDEIHTIIGAGAASGGQLDAANLLKPMLSSGQIRCMGSTTYQEYSQIFEKDRALARRFQKIDIPEPSVEDTTKILMGLKSRYEAHHDVRYTTPAIKAAAELSAKYINDRHLPDKAIDVIDEAGARIRMLPPSKRKKTIGVSDIEAIVAKIARIPEKSVSSSDKEALKTLESKLKMVVFGQDKAIEVLTDAIRLSRSGLGNEKRPIGSFLFAGPTGVGKTEVTQQLARVLGIELVRFDMSEYMEAHTVSRLIGAPPGYVGYEQGGLLTDAVIKHPHAVVLLDEIEKAHSDVFNLLLQVMDNGTLTDNSGRKADFRNVILVMTTNAGVQQTVRQSIGFQEQDNSPDAMIEINRTFAPEFRNRLDHIMWFNHLDMAVIYQVVDKFIVELQAQLDAKGVSMEVSEPARAWLAEQGYDKSMGARPMGRVIQEQLKKPLANELLFGELVAGGSVKVTLQDNKLHFDYQSEASLAH; encoded by the coding sequence ATGTTGAACAAAGATCTTGAGAGCACGTTGAATGATGCGTTCAATGACGCGCGCCGTGCTCGCCACGAGTTCATGACGGTGGAGCACCTGCTACTCGCGTTGTTGAATAATCCTGCAGCCAAAGAAGCGTTAATCGCCTGTGGTGCTGAGCTTGAGCAGTTGCGCCGCGAAACGCAGTTGTTTATCGAGCAAACCACGCCCTTGTTACCGGTTGGCGATGTAGAGATTGAAACCCAGCCTACTTTGGGTTTTCAGCGAGTCTTACAACGCGCGGTTTTTCATGTGCAATCGTCTGGTAACGCCGAAGTTACCGGCGCCAATGTGCTGGTTGCTATTTTTAGCGAGCAAGAGTCACAAGCGGCCTACTTGCTGAAAAAAATTCAAATCAGCCGCTTAGATGTGGTGAACTTCTTATCCCATGGGGTGCGTAAAGACGAGCAGCCCGAAGATAAAGCAGCTTCATCCCAAGACGATGGCAGTGAAGAGGCGGCCAGCAACCAAACCGAAGGCTTTGTGATTAACCTCAACCAATCGGTGAAAGACGGTCGCATCGACCCCTTAATTGGTCGCGAGCAAGAGGTGAGTCGTGCCATTCAAGTGTTGTGTCGTCGCCGTAAAAATAACCCACTGCTGGTGGGTGAGGCAGGGGTGGGTAAAACCGCCATTGCCGAGGGCTTAGCCTATCGTATCGTGCATGGCGATGTGCCGGAGATCATGGCCGACAATATTATTTATTCCCTCGATATGGGCGCACTGTTGGCCGGTACTAAATACCGAGGTGATTTTGAGAAGCGTTTTAAAGCGCTGCTTAAACAGTTTGAAAAACAGAAAGGCGCGATTCTGTTTATCGATGAAATTCACACCATTATCGGTGCCGGTGCGGCTTCTGGTGGACAGCTGGATGCGGCCAATCTTCTAAAACCCATGTTGTCTAGCGGCCAAATTCGCTGCATGGGCTCCACTACCTATCAGGAATACAGCCAGATTTTTGAGAAAGACCGTGCCTTGGCTCGTCGTTTTCAGAAAATCGATATTCCAGAGCCGTCCGTGGAAGACACCACCAAAATCTTAATGGGCTTGAAAAGCCGTTATGAAGCCCATCACGACGTGCGTTACACCACTCCGGCCATTAAAGCGGCGGCGGAGCTATCAGCCAAATACATCAACGATCGTCATTTGCCCGATAAGGCCATTGATGTGATTGATGAGGCGGGTGCAAGAATCCGCATGCTGCCGCCCTCTAAGCGCAAGAAGACCATAGGCGTGAGTGACATCGAGGCCATAGTGGCCAAGATTGCGCGCATTCCAGAAAAGTCTGTCTCTAGCTCTGATAAAGAAGCCCTGAAGACGCTGGAGTCCAAGCTGAAGATGGTAGTGTTTGGCCAAGACAAGGCCATAGAAGTACTGACCGACGCCATTCGCTTGAGTCGCTCAGGCCTTGGCAACGAGAAGCGCCCCATTGGCTCCTTCTTGTTTGCCGGGCCCACAGGTGTGGGTAAAACCGAGGTCACTCAGCAGCTGGCGCGGGTGCTGGGCATAGAGCTGGTGCGCTTTGATATGTCTGAGTATATGGAAGCACACACGGTATCCCGTTTGATTGGTGCGCCGCCCGGCTACGTAGGTTATGAGCAAGGGGGTCTGTTGACCGATGCGGTAATTAAGCACCCGCACGCGGTAGTGCTGCTTGATGAAATCGAAAAAGCGCACTCGGATGTGTTTAACCTGTTATTGCAGGTAATGGATAACGGCACGCTAACCGATAACAGCGGACGCAAAGCGGATTTTCGCAATGTGATTTTAGTGATGACCACCAACGCCGGCGTACAACAAACCGTGCGCCAATCCATTGGTTTTCAGGAGCAAGACAATAGTCCGGATGCCATGATTGAAATCAACCGTACCTTTGCCCCTGAGTTTCGTAACCGACTCGACCATATTATGTGGTTTAACCACTTGGATATGGCGGTTATTTATCAGGTGGTGGATAAGTTTATTGTGGAGCTGCAAGCCCAGCTTGATGCGAAAGGCGTATCGATGGAGGTCAGCGAACCCGCAAGAGCTTGGTTAGCTGAGCAGGGGTATGATAAGTCGATGGGGGCAAGGCCCATGGGCCGAGTGATACAAGAACAGCTGAAAAAGCCGCTGGCCAACGAGTTGCTGTTTGGCGAACTGGTTGCTGGCGGCTCGGTTAAGGTCACCTTGCAAGACAACAAACTGCATTTTGACTATCAGTCGGAAGCCTCTTTGGCTCATTAA
- the infA gene encoding translation initiation factor IF-1 — MAKEDSIEMQGTILDTLPNTMFRVELENGHVVTAHISGKMRKNYIRILTGDKVTVQLTPYDLSKGRIVFRAR; from the coding sequence ATGGCTAAAGAAGACAGTATTGAAATGCAAGGGACCATTTTGGATACCCTGCCGAACACTATGTTTCGCGTTGAGCTAGAAAATGGCCACGTGGTTACTGCTCACATCTCTGGCAAGATGCGCAAAAACTATATTCGTATCCTGACCGGTGACAAAGTTACCGTGCAGCTAACCCCATACGATCTGTCAAAAGGACGCATCGTCTTCCGCGCTCGTTAA
- a CDS encoding arginyltransferase, which produces MMKEVNLKVGLTPPHACSYLPQQQEQLLVLLDKNRLNAQDYEQLLSAGFRRSGSDIYRPHCQGCTACQSLRIDVAHFAPTRSQKRIARNNRDIEITVSDSDHPAYFELYQRYINQRHLDGAMYPASHGQYEGFVLCDWLPPTFIEFRLEKKLVAVAVTDTLSQSMSAMYTFFEPALAHRSLGTFAVLTQLKIAQKTAKQWLYLGYQVDECAKMNYKQHFRPHQRLIAGTWHGMKD; this is translated from the coding sequence ATTATGAAAGAAGTGAACCTTAAGGTGGGATTAACTCCGCCTCACGCCTGCAGTTATTTACCTCAGCAACAAGAGCAATTATTGGTGCTGCTGGATAAAAACCGGCTTAACGCTCAAGATTACGAACAACTGCTCAGTGCTGGCTTTCGCCGCAGCGGCAGTGATATTTATCGGCCTCATTGTCAGGGCTGCACCGCCTGCCAATCGTTGCGCATTGATGTGGCGCACTTTGCGCCGACCCGTAGTCAAAAACGCATTGCCCGCAATAATCGCGATATAGAGATTACCGTCAGTGACAGCGACCATCCCGCATACTTTGAGCTTTATCAGCGCTATATTAATCAACGCCACCTTGACGGCGCCATGTATCCGGCCAGCCATGGCCAATATGAGGGCTTTGTGCTTTGTGATTGGTTGCCACCGACTTTTATTGAATTTAGGCTGGAGAAAAAGTTAGTGGCGGTGGCAGTCACCGACACCTTAAGCCAGTCGATGAGCGCCATGTACACTTTTTTTGAACCGGCGTTAGCGCACCGCTCACTGGGCACCTTTGCTGTGTTAACGCAGCTCAAGATAGCGCAAAAAACAGCCAAACAATGGCTTTATCTGGGTTATCAGGTGGATGAATGTGCAAAAATGAATTATAAACAACACTTCCGCCCCCATCAGCGACTCATTGCCGGAACTTGGCACGGGATGAAAGACTGA
- the aat gene encoding leucyl/phenylalanyl-tRNA--protein transferase, whose product MLTLLDNKLWFPHPDKALQDPNGLLAIGGDLSPDRLLLAYSMGIFPWFEEDQPLLWWSPDPRAVIAPDDLHVSRSLAKLAKRAPYRLTINTAFAEVIRHCRQLREHKEGTWITRDIEAAYCQLHQAGHAHSIEVWQGDTLVAGLYGINLGQLFCGESMFHLVDNGSKLAMLALCRHFSRYGGTLVDCQLPNPHLMSLGVHTWHRDDFLSKLQALQRLPLREGCWQPGELTL is encoded by the coding sequence ATGCTGACATTACTAGATAACAAATTGTGGTTCCCCCACCCTGACAAAGCGCTGCAAGACCCCAATGGTTTATTAGCCATTGGCGGTGATTTAAGCCCAGACCGACTGCTGCTGGCCTATAGCATGGGTATTTTCCCCTGGTTTGAAGAAGACCAGCCCTTGCTGTGGTGGTCTCCGGATCCCCGCGCCGTGATCGCCCCTGATGATTTGCATGTGAGTCGCAGCCTGGCAAAGCTTGCCAAACGCGCGCCTTATCGTTTGACCATCAATACCGCCTTTGCTGAGGTGATCCGCCATTGCCGCCAATTACGCGAGCATAAAGAAGGCACTTGGATCACCCGAGACATTGAAGCCGCCTATTGCCAACTTCATCAGGCGGGTCATGCCCACTCCATTGAGGTATGGCAAGGCGATACCTTAGTCGCCGGTTTGTATGGCATTAATCTTGGCCAGCTATTTTGTGGCGAGTCTATGTTCCATTTGGTCGATAACGGCTCTAAATTAGCCATGCTGGCGCTATGCCGCCACTTTAGCCGCTATGGCGGCACCTTAGTAGACTGTCAGCTGCCTAACCCGCATCTAATGAGCTTAGGGGTGCATACGTGGCACAGAGATGACTTCTTATCTAAACTGCAGGCATTACAACGCCTACCGCTGCGTGAAGGCTGTTGGCAACCGGGTGAATTAACATTATGA
- the dauA gene encoding C4-dicarboxylic acid transporter DauA, with translation MAHRAHLFSLRIGHALRESCLSEPYGRQRLLKDVLAGITVGIIAIPLAMALAIASGVAPQYGLYTAIIGGFIIALTGGSRLSISGPTAAFVVILYPIAQQYGLGGLLLATVMSGLILIGLALIRLGRLIEYIPASVTLGFTGGIGVVIATLQLKDFLGLTELQMPAHYLSKVSALVHAVPHFYGPSVIVALLTLAIMLLWPKLKLGVPAHLPAVILASVLTWLLNSQGLEIATISSQFSYVLADGSSGQGIPPVLPQFIWPWLQPGPDGGVLVLDWSLLQALLPAAFAIAMLGAIESLLCAVVLDGMTGKRHSANSELLGQGIGNIVAPLFGGITATAAIARSAANFKAGGQTPVSGMVHALVVLAALVLLAPMLAYVPMPAMAALLMVVAWSMSEAHKALRLIKTAPVGDVLVFFTCFSLTILFDMVIAITAGILVAAVLFMRDIAEMTRVTDISASSRFSASPLPVGWSVYKINGPLFFAAADRVFSELAGLCREQKGVILYLDAVSILDAGGQAALSGFVTHCQQQNIEVIVADVQFQPLKTLARAGVQPIPEVLSFYPTLQEALAQVSQR, from the coding sequence ATGGCGCATCGGGCACACTTGTTTTCGTTACGGATTGGCCATGCGCTGCGTGAAAGTTGCTTATCGGAACCCTATGGCCGCCAGCGTTTACTAAAAGATGTATTAGCCGGTATTACGGTGGGCATCATTGCTATTCCTCTGGCCATGGCGTTGGCGATTGCCAGTGGGGTGGCACCGCAATATGGACTTTATACGGCCATTATTGGCGGTTTTATTATTGCGCTCACTGGGGGCTCGCGCTTAAGTATTTCAGGCCCCACCGCCGCCTTCGTGGTGATTTTATATCCCATCGCCCAGCAATATGGCTTAGGTGGCCTGTTATTGGCCACAGTGATGTCGGGATTAATCTTGATAGGTTTGGCGCTGATCCGTCTTGGGCGCTTAATTGAATATATTCCTGCTTCCGTGACCTTAGGTTTTACCGGCGGCATCGGGGTGGTGATTGCCACCTTACAGTTAAAGGATTTTTTAGGTCTGACCGAGCTGCAGATGCCGGCGCATTATCTAAGCAAGGTGTCTGCTCTCGTGCACGCCGTACCTCATTTTTATGGGCCCAGCGTGATAGTCGCCTTGCTAACGTTGGCCATTATGTTGCTCTGGCCCAAGCTAAAGCTTGGTGTGCCCGCCCATTTACCGGCGGTGATCTTGGCCAGTGTGCTCACTTGGTTACTGAATAGCCAAGGGCTTGAGATAGCTACCATTAGCAGTCAGTTTAGTTATGTGCTGGCAGACGGCAGCAGTGGGCAAGGCATTCCGCCGGTGTTGCCGCAGTTTATTTGGCCTTGGCTGCAACCCGGACCCGATGGTGGGGTGTTAGTGCTGGATTGGAGCTTGCTGCAAGCCTTATTACCCGCAGCCTTTGCTATCGCCATGCTGGGGGCGATTGAGTCGCTACTTTGTGCCGTAGTGTTAGATGGCATGACGGGCAAGCGTCACAGCGCCAATAGCGAGCTGTTAGGCCAAGGTATCGGCAATATAGTGGCGCCGCTTTTTGGTGGTATTACCGCCACTGCTGCCATTGCGCGCTCGGCGGCTAATTTTAAAGCCGGTGGCCAAACACCGGTGTCGGGCATGGTGCACGCACTGGTGGTATTGGCAGCCTTAGTCTTGCTGGCACCCATGTTGGCCTACGTGCCCATGCCGGCCATGGCCGCATTATTGATGGTGGTGGCGTGGAGCATGAGTGAAGCACACAAGGCATTGCGCTTGATTAAAACCGCGCCTGTGGGTGATGTGTTGGTATTTTTTACCTGTTTCTCGCTGACCATTTTATTCGATATGGTGATTGCCATTACAGCGGGTATTTTGGTGGCCGCCGTGCTGTTTATGCGCGATATTGCTGAGATGACGCGGGTGACGGATATTTCAGCTAGCAGCCGATTTAGTGCTTCGCCGCTGCCAGTCGGCTGGTCGGTGTATAAGATCAACGGCCCGTTATTTTTTGCCGCTGCCGATAGGGTATTTAGCGAGTTAGCCGGTTTATGCCGTGAGCAAAAGGGCGTAATTTTGTATCTAGACGCCGTGTCTATTTTGGATGCAGGCGGCCAAGCGGCGTTAAGTGGTTTTGTCACCCACTGCCAGCAACAAAATATTGAGGTCATAGTGGCCGACGTGCAATTTCAGCCGCTAAAAACCTTGGCCCGCGCCGGCGTACAGCCCATTCCTGAGGTGTTATCTTTTTATCCCACCTTACAAGAAGCGCTCGCGCAGGTGAGTCAGCGGTAG